A region of the Vibrio rumoiensis genome:
CATCGTAACGAATCCACCGTATGTTGACCAAGAAGACATGGACAGCTTACCGGAGGAGTTCAAGCATGAACCAGAATTAGGTTTAGCTGCGGGCAGTGATGGTTTGAAATTGATGCGCCGTATTTTAGCGGATGCTCCTGATTACTTAACGGATAATGGTATTTTGATATGCGAAGTGGGTAATTCTATGGTGCATGTGATGAACCAATACCCTGAAATTCCATTTACTTGGCTTGAATTTGAAAATGGCGGCCATGGGGTGTTCTTATTGACCCGTGAGCAGTTGGTTGAACATGCGAGTGAGTTTGCTATTTATAAGAAATAGTCATTCAGTCCACATGAATAACTTTAGAATGCCAACCTTTTATTGAGGTTGGCATTTTTATTGGTCTATTTATGGTGAATAGGGCGATTATTTTTAAAAATAGGGTTTACAAGTCTAAGGCTTGGCGACACTATCTAAAGATATCGCAAATTAAAAAGTAAAAGATTGATTAAGAGGGATTCATGGCAGGGAATAGTATTGGTCAGCACTTTCGAGTGACTACATTTGGTGAGAGCCACGGTAAAGCCTTAGGTTGTATTGTTGATGGTTGCCCTCCGGGGCTGCAACTTTCAGAAGAAGATTTACAAAAAGATCTCGACCGTCGTCGTCCGGGAACATCTCGTTATACGACGGCTCGCCGTGAACCCGATGAAGTAGAAATCCTCTCTGGCGTATTTGAAGGGCAAACGACCGGAACCTCTATTGGTTTAATGATTAAAAACACCGATCAGCGTTCCAAAGATTATTCTGAAATCATGGATAAATTTCGCCCAGGCCATGCTGATTATACCTACCATCAAAAATATGGCGTGCGTGATTACCGCGGTGGTGGTCGTTCTTCGGCTCGTGAAACGGCCATGCGCGTCGCTGCGGGTGGCATTGCTAAAAAATACCTAAAGCAAGAATTTGGCATTGAAATTCGTGCTTATTTATCTCAAATGGGTGAAGTGACCATTGATAAAGTCGATTGGAATGAAATAGAGAATAACCCATTCTTTTGTCCTGATGCCGACAAAGTCGATGCGCTTGATGCTTTGATCCGTGATTTGAAAAAACAAGGCGATTCTATTGGTGCTAAATTATCGGTTGTCGCAACCAATGTACCTGTTGGTTTAGGCGAGCCTATTTTTGATCGTCTAGATGCCGATATCGCGCATGCTTTAATGGGCATTAATGCGGTTAAAGGGGTAGAGATTGGTGATGGTTTTGCGGTTGCAAATCAAAAAGGCAGTCAACACCGTGATGAGATGACACCACAAGGTTTTAAATCTAACCATGCAGGCGGAATATTAGGTGGTATTTCTTCTGGGCAAGATATTGTGGCAAGTATTGCCTTAAAACCGACGTCAAGTATTACGGTTCCTGGAGAAACCATTAATCGCCAAGGTGAATCGACGTCTTTAATCACAAAGGGTCGCCATGATCCTTGCGTGGGGATTCGAGCCGTTCCTATCGTAGAAGCGATGCTAGCGATCGTTCTTATGGATCACTTGTTACGTCATCGTGGACAAAATCACGGAGTCACGACAGAAACGCCTATTTTATAGCGACTCGATTCCATAGTTTTAACCAACGCCTCGCGATGAGAACATTGCGAGGCGTTGCTGTTTTTGATACTTGAAAAAATAAAAGTCTTTTAATTCGCGCTGGCTATACTCATTAATGGGTAGGAAAGTTCCTATGAACAGTTATGGGTAATGGGCGATGAGTATAAAAAGTTTAGTGTTCGTGCTTTTATTCACTTTCTCACTTGGTATTTTAACTGGTTGTGATAACAGCAGTAATGGATTGCCATCACAAGCAGATCAAGTCTCAGTTAATGAACCCGTCAATGATGGTGAAAAAGTGGATGATGAGACAGACAAAGGTCGTGATAGTGACGGTGGTGTTATCGTTGATACCGATGAAGAACCTGATACGGATGATGGTGGGTCAAACAATGGTGGTGAGCAAGAAGTTATCCTTATTAATTTGTCCGTTCAACCCGACAATTCAACGATTCCAACTAATGAGCAAGTGAACTTTCAAGCAACGGCTTCTTATTCTGATGATAGTACTTCTATCGTAACAGATGAAGTGGTGTGGGAAAGCGATGATAGCAATCTTATTTCTATATTAGATTCAGGTTTAGGAACGGCGATTAGTGCGGGAAGCACCTTTATTCGTGCAACACTAACAAAAAATGGCGTGACAAAATCATCAGAAGTGGCGGTAACCATTACCGGCCCAACTTTAATGTCAATTACCGTATCACCGAAAAAGTTTCTACTACCTGCTTCGGTTAAAAAACCGCTTACCGCCACCGCTCAATATTCAGATGGTACGACAGAAGATATAACCGATAAAGTCACATGGAGTGCATCTGAAACGACATTAAATAACCCGAACCCTCCGGCAGGTTCAGACCCAATCTTTGTCACTGTGGATACCAATGGAGTGGTGTTTTGTGATGAGTTCGATAACGATGATGATCTCGATAATGACACAACCATTACTGCGACTTATCAAGGTATGCAAGATACCGCACAATTAACCGTTTTCGGCTCTGATGTTGGTCCAATTAATGTTACCCCAACCTTCATCACTTTAGAGAAGGGGAATACCCAACAATTTACCGCAACGGCTTTGTTATCGATGCAAGGCTTTATTAGCTCGACCAATGTGACTCAAATAATGGAAGGTGAGCGTTATTCTTCTTGGGGGTGGAGCTCATCGGATCCTAGTGTGGTCAGTATTGACCGTTTAACAGGGCTCGCGACGGTATTAACCGCCACCGATATCCCGGTTGAAATCATATTTGAGCGTCTTGAGAAGCAGGGCGTGGCGATGTTACAAATCAAAAGTGCGAGTTTAGAAAGCATTATCATTGAGCCGCTTGATAGTAATTTAATTCAAGGGGTAACCGAAAGCGTTCAAGTTTTAGCGAGCTATAGTGATGGCACAACGAAAGATATTTCAGCACAGCAATCACTGATTTTATCCTCTAGTGATGCCAATATTATTGATATTACAGAAGGCAATGAATTATATGCCAACCAAGCCGGCACAGCATCGTTAGTGGCGTCTTTTGATGGTGTGAGCTCTGATTCTGTAGAAGTGGTCGTGGAGTCTGTTCCCGTTGAAAGTATATCGGTTGATCCAAGTAGCCTTTCATTAGCTAAAGGGACGGTTGGTCAATTAACGGCAAGTGCAACTTATAGTGATGGTTCTACCCGTGATATAACCGATGAAGCAAGCTGGATGACAAAAGAGTCTGATGCGGTATCTGTGAATAGCTCAGGTAAAGTTATGACCAATGCTATGCCGACAAACACCAATAGTGTCACCGTTACTGCAACCTATCGTGGTCACCAAGCCACGAGTGACATTACAGTGAAGGATGTCGCTCCGCAAAGTATCACTGCGACACTCGACTCAACCGAATTATCGGTAGGAGAGAAAGGTAAAATTACCATTACTGCCACATTCTCTGATGGTAGTAATCAAGATGTGACCGAGTTGGCGTTTGTGGCTTCTCTCTTCCCTCAGTTGTCTGTTACACCAGAAGGGGTAATTGATGCATGGTTGGACGGTGATTTCTTTCTCGTCTATGGCTATGGTTTTTCTTATGGCTATACTCGCCCTAGCGACCCTGGATTTTATGAGGGTATCGCTTATGGATACGATTATGGTTATGACGTCGTTTTACCTACGGGAGGACCAACGCCATTTGGGAGCACGGAAACCATCTCGATAGAGTAGAGTTTTATACACATACTTAAGATGACGTTGTTTATATTCCATACTGAATAAGAGTAAATAAAGCCCCTAAAGACATATTGTCATTAGGGGCTTTATAGTTCGTATTGATGCATTTGTCTCATTTTAAAATGTATTAAATGTAAATGTTTCATAAATTAATACATTTGGTAAATTTAAGTTATACCTAATAGATAAGCCGTTGTATTGATTCTATCTGAGGAGGTTATATGTTGATGGATTATGTGAAGTATTCAGTTCTTTCTCAATGTGATTGGTTTGTGAATGCTGATCACCAAAATATAGTCTCTTTGACACAGCTAGTGCATTTAGAACATTTTGAGAAGAATACCGAAATTGTTCGACAAGGTGATAGAAATAGCGATATTGGTATTTTAGCTGACGGCGAATTAGAGATCATTTATCAGTCACCTCAAAATCAAATCATACCTATATCCAAAATAAAACCCTTAGGGTGGTTTGGAGAAAGTGCATTATCTCAAAATAGCCCGTTGGTTTCTGTTAAAACAACACAAGATTCCTCTATTATATTCATATCAAAAGAAGCTTTAATGCATGTAATGTCAAAAGATACGGCGATCATGAATAATGTGATGAAGTGTTTAGCCGATAGAATTACTTCAATTAGTCGCTTTGCATTGACGTATATAGACAACGATACATTATCTAAAATAGGGAAACAAATACTCAATCAAGTTGAGATGTTTTCTCCTTACTCTTGCTCATCAGAGGTGATTGAATTACGCCTCACGAAATCGGATATAGCAGCACTCATCGGACAAACACGTCAATCAATCATCCCTTATTTAAATCAATACAGTGATCTCAAGTTATTAACTTTTGGATATGGAACCGTAAAAATTAATAATATTGATAAGCTAAAGGTTTATATCGATGGTTTGGCTAGTTAGGATGAAGTTATGAATAAACATAAGGTCTACTTATGTAGTTTTTTGACATTACTTGCATGGCCATGTTTTGCTGCGTCAGAAGATAAATCGGTTGGGCTTAGGCTAAGTTATAACTATGCTCAGTCTGGGTGTCAAAGTAACAATCTAAGTTGTGATGAAGAATCTTTAGGTGGTAGTACATATTTTCGACATGATATTTTTCAACCGTATTTCTATCAAATAAGCTTTGACTATTTTGGTCAATATAACGCCACTTATCCAGCGCTGTCAGATCCTTCCCAGAAAGCAAAATATAGTGGCCATGTTTTTGGTTTAGGCCTTTCAACGGGGCGAGTTTTCTCATTTACCGAGCGACAAAGTATCGTGGCTCAGTTGGGGATATTACCCTGGTATGTCGATGTTAAAGGACATGAATTAGAGGGGGATGTTGATAATGATAATAAAGGTGTATCACCATTTGCTTCTTTAGCTTACCAACACACCATAACCAAACATACCTATCTAGAAGCAGGATATCAATACACTTATGGCGTTGGTGCCGATTCGACGGGAGGCACTAATTTACATCAAGCTTTCTTCGGCTTAGGTTATCGTTTTGGAAACCATAACCTGAAGTAATGGTGAATTAGCAATGTTGCCTATAATCAATTGGTGTAAACCAAAGCCAGCAGGATTGTTCTGCTGGCTTTTTGTTTATGTGTAGCTTTGTAAGTATCAAACAGAGCTCTTAATGAACAGAGCCTTCAATTTTGAGTTGAAATACGGGTAAACGCCAGTTAAAGCGTACCGACGCCATTCGAATGAAATAACCGGTGACTAAGCTAATGATAATTGTAAGGTTGTCATTGATCCCATAATGTTGAAGTAATAAGTAAAGCCCTGCAACAACCATAGCAACAGAGGCATACAATTCTTGGTGCAAAACCAAAGGGGCTTGTCGGCAAATTAAATCACGCAGTAACCCACCAAATACGCCAGTGACAATCGCTGCTACAACACAAATGCCATAATGTAGCCCCATGTTGATGCCTACTTGGCAACCAATGATACTAAATGCAGCAAGGCCCAATGCATCTAAACGGATGAATACACCTTTAAATTTAACCACCCATTTTGCTAGCCAGGTAGTTAAAACCCCAGCCACGCAGGTGATTAGTAAATATTCAGGGTGTTTGACCCAAGTCAGAGGGTAATTGCCGAGTAAAATATCCCTGACACTACCACCGCCGATTGCGGTCGCACTGGCGACTAACATGACGCCAAACCAATCCATATTTTTACGACCTGCACTTAATGCGCCTGTCATTGCTTCTGCTGTAATACCAATAATATAAATAATGCTTAATAACATGGCATGTCTACCGTTGAGCCTGAAATAAGGGCGTGATTGTATTCGTTACACAATAACTTGGCGAATGAGATTTATCGTTATTTTTAGTGCCAATTGATTAGAAAAAGTAATGTGTTAGTGCGTTGTTCAATGTCAGTGATAAATGAAATAAAAGTTGAGCGTGATTTGGTTATTGGGCGGCGCAGATAATGATAATGGTAATGCGCTTTACCTAATGAGAAAAAGTAAGGACAATAGTCGCCATATTCCCAATTTGCTGTAATAAATGTTAATGAGTACGACTAAACCAAGCCATACCCCCGAAGATATTATCTCTATCTTTAATCAGACGTTTTATTCTTCTTATAACACTTTGCTTGTACGTGGCGAAGATGAGCCTATTTATTTACCGGCGGATGAAAATGTTGATTATCATCGCATTATTTTTGCTCACGGTTTCTTTGCGTCTGCGATGCATGAGATTGCCCACTGGTGCGTGGCTGGTCCTGAACGCCGCTTATTAGAAGATTTTGGCTATTGGTATGAACCTGATGGTCGAACCGCAGAAGTGCAAGCTGAGTTTGAAAAAGTAGAGATACGTCCTCAAGCTTATGAGTGGATATTATCTGTCAGCGCAGGCTTTCCATTCTCGGTAAGTTGTGACAATTTGAATGGTGATTTTGAACCAGACCGCTTAAGTTTTATGACCAAAGTACAGCAAGAAGTCGTCAATATTTTAGAACAAAACTTACCTGTGCGTGTTGCTATGTTATCGAATGCGTTACAATCGCATTATCAAACACCACCACTGAAAGCGGAACAATTCGTTGTGGTTTAATTAACCTGAAAGAGTAGAGAGCAAGATGATTATACAATTGGAAGAAAAACTTCTTGAAGCCATCGATCAAACGGTAGCAACAGCATCAGATGATGAGTTGTTCGCTGGTGGTTATTTACGAGGACATATCTCTCTTTCTGCGGCAGATTGCGAGTTAGAAGGTGTGCAAGATGTTGAGGTTTTTAAGCAGCGTATTCAAACAAGTTTAGATCAAGCACGTACGGAATTAACGCCTGCCGACCAAGTGATCGTAGCGGATATGTGGCAATCATTGGCGGCTGACATTTAATCGTTCTGATTTTTTGAACAAGTTGATATAGGAAGTTGTCTGGTAAGCGATACGTATTGTCGTAAAGTAATATTCATCGCGAACAGAACCCGTTTTAAAAAGGAATAGTTATGAAAATTATCGCATTCGGTGCTAGCACAAGTTTTAACTCAATCAATAAAGCATTAGCGACTTATACCGCTAATTTAGTAGATGGCGCAGAGGTTGAAGTATTAGACCTTAATGACTTCCCTGTTCCACTATTTAGTGAAGACACGGAAAAAGAAGTGGGTCGACCAGATGGTGCTCAAGCGTATTTCGCTAAGTTAGAAAGTGCAGACGCGTTTGTGATTTCTCTGGCTGAACATAACGGTACTTACACTGCCGCTTATAAAAACCTGTTTGATTGGGCATCTCGTATCAACCAACAAATGTTTGCTCACAAACCAGTTGTGTATCTTTCTACAAGCCCTGGCCCTGGCGGGGCGCAAAGCGTTTTAGCACAAGCGGTCGGTTCCGCTGCTTTCTTCCACGCTGAAGTGAAAGCATCGGTTTCAGTACCAAGCTTTTATGATGTGTTTAATATGGAAACAGGCGAAGTAACGGACGCTGAGATTGCTCAAAAATTAGCGGATGCAGCAGCAAGCCTAAAAGCATAACTCACTAATTTAATAAGCTTAATCAAATGATTAAAAACGGGATGAACTGTGATGGTTCATCCCGTTTTTTGTTTTGGATTTTACTCAGTGGTAATGGGGCGGCCTTTGAGCATTTTACGAACCCACATTCTTGCAGGATGAATTTTCTCTAAGGTTTCTAATGGCAATGGCAGAGGATCACCAGACATTTGTGAGGCGAGTATTTCTGCGAGTAATGGCGCAGAGCATAAGCCTCGCGCCCCTAATCCCACGATGCAAAACAAGTTTGGATAATGCGGGATGTCAGGCATGAGATCAGGACGTTTACGCAGTATTTGCGGATCAAGATTAGCGTAACCTTCAGCAACCGGTTCATATTGAAATACATTGCCAACAAAAGGGAGATGGTCACGAGTGACGCTACGAATCCCTTGTCGAGAAAGATTTTCGCTCGTATCCACGTCATTTGGCCAAGATTGATTTGGCAGACATTGTTTTAAACGTTCGCCATTGCTGAGTTGCGCTTCTGGGTCAAATTCTTGGTCGATATTATTTCTATCATAGCTGGCACCAATGCAGTGATGACCATTGTTTGGGTTTTGTGGCGTCATATAACCGTCATAACATAAGACGGTTTTGAGTTTGCTTAATGATTTCGTCGTTGGAATATGGCTAACTTGGCCTTTCACTGAGGTAGCCGCAATCGCTTTTAATTGTTCAAAGCGTGCGAATTGGTGACCGTTAGCTACGACAGTCGCTTGGTGCTGGAAACTCTTTTGTGAATGTTTAAGCGTCCAAGTTTGCTCTTTCTCATTATAAGACAGCGATTCAATTTGAGTATTAAAGTGAACCTCAACATTGGGTTGTTGCGATAGCTCATAAATAATCGCTTGTGTAAATTGTTGCGGACACAACCAACCTCCAAGTGGGTAATGAATGCTTTCTTGATCGATATCTAACCCGATAATTTGTGCGGTTTGTTCTAAGGTCAGGTTGTGCAACAATTCTTGTGGATAGTCATTGAGCAGCATTTTATCGAGTTTTTTCTTCGCTTTGTCGCTCCAAGCTAATTGAGTCACACCACATAAATCGTAATCAAATTCAAGTTTCTGAGAGGCTTGTTTAACCAATTGGCGAGCAAACAGGAAAGCCGGAGCAAAAAATCGATTAACCGGAGATTCAGGCTCTGCAATGAGAGGATAAAGTGCGCCTTGACGATTGCCTGATGCTCCTAACGCCGGTTTATCATCTTCACAGTACAAACTGATGTTATAGCCACGGCGATATAACGCTAACGCTAATGTTGCACTCGCTACCCCACCACCGATAATTGCAATCGGTTTTTGACGATCCAAATGTTCAATAGGATAACGTTGAAACCAAGGCGCAAAGGTGTTTTTAGCTAACGACTGCTGCTCGGTTAATGACGCCTGTAATGTGCCAGCAATCATTTCACGTTTTGTGCCAAAGCCTTTGACTTTTTTCATGTCAAATCCGGCTGCAATCAACCCTCGGCGCACAAATCCTGCCGCAGTAAAGGTTGCACAAGTTCCTTCCGCTTTGGTGAGCCTTGCCATGTGTTGGAAAAGGGCATCATTCCACATGTCCTGATTTTTACTTGGCGCAAAGCCATCTAAAAACCAAGCGTCGACTAAGCCAGTTTCGGTTTGGGCTAATTTAGGGAGACTGTCGTGAATGTCACCAAACCATAAATCGAGAGTGATTAAACCATCTGCTAAAATAATACGATGGCATTCAGGGACGGCGATAGGGTAATGTTGTTGTAATTGCTCGGCATAAGCGACTAATTCAGGCCAAGCTGTATGGGCTTTAATGAGATCATCAATATGAACGGGAAATTTTTCAAAGCTAATAAAATGAAGCTGAGTCAACGGTGAATCAGGGGATGTTTGTCTAAAGGTTTCAAACTCTTTCCAAACCGCTAGAAAATTAAGACCAGTGCCAAACCCGGTTTCGGCGATGACAAATCGTGACTGTGATGCTTGTTGCCAACGTGTAGGTAGATGATTTTGTTGAATGAATACATAGCGGCTTTCTTCTAATCCATTGGCATTAGAAAAATAGACATCGTCAAATTGGTGGGAAACGGGAGTGCCGGATTCATTCCAATCCAGTTGGGCATTTTTAATCACTCGGATATTACCTGTCATTTTGTATCAATTTGGGGCTATTATATACCTATCAGGCCACAGAGTAGATAGAAGTTCTCTCGGTATAAATGATAAAAGGACTTCTTATGCTATCGATAATGAGTGATTGAGGCTGTTTTAAACTTCGCTTTCATCATGCCATGCTTTTCGATAGCATGGCGATCAGGATCAACGATAACGTTGCATCGGTTCGATAAAATGAAAGTCATTTAACCGATGATGATTAAAAATTACTCATGAGAGTTAAGAAATAAAGGAAAGCTGACCACTTAAATTGTTAAGTCAGTTATCATTAAGCGATTTTTGAATTATAGGAACGTCACATGAAACGAGCCGTCATCACTGGTCTAGGTATTGTATCTAGTATTGGTAATAACGTAGAAGAAGTACTAGCGTCTTTAAAAACGGGTAAATCTGGTATTACAGGTTCAGAACAATTTAAAGAAGCTGGTCTACGCTCTCAAGTTTGGGGTGATTTAAAAATCAACCCAAGTGAGCATATCGATCGTAAGCAAATGCGCTTTATGGGTGATACTGCCTCTTACGCTTACCTTGCTATGCAACAAGCGATTGAAGATTCTAAGCTAACGGATGAGCAAGTCTCAAACGACCGTACAGGTTTAGTGGCGGGTTCAGGTGGTATTTCTTCTCAAAACCAAGTGATTTCTGTTGATACTCTACGTGAAAAAGGCGTGAAGCGTATTGGCCCATACATGGTACCTCGCACCATGGCATCATCGGTTTCAGCCTGCCTTGCAACGCCATTTAAAATT
Encoded here:
- a CDS encoding NADPH-dependent FMN reductase — encoded protein: MKIIAFGASTSFNSINKALATYTANLVDGAEVEVLDLNDFPVPLFSEDTEKEVGRPDGAQAYFAKLESADAFVISLAEHNGTYTAAYKNLFDWASRINQQMFAHKPVVYLSTSPGPGGAQSVLAQAVGSAAFFHAEVKASVSVPSFYDVFNMETGEVTDAEIAQKLADAAASLKA
- a CDS encoding DUF3575 domain-containing protein, encoding MNKHKVYLCSFLTLLAWPCFAASEDKSVGLRLSYNYAQSGCQSNNLSCDEESLGGSTYFRHDIFQPYFYQISFDYFGQYNATYPALSDPSQKAKYSGHVFGLGLSTGRVFSFTERQSIVAQLGILPWYVDVKGHELEGDVDNDNKGVSPFASLAYQHTITKHTYLEAGYQYTYGVGADSTGGTNLHQAFFGLGYRFGNHNLK
- a CDS encoding YfcL family protein; the encoded protein is MIIQLEEKLLEAIDQTVATASDDELFAGGYLRGHISLSAADCELEGVQDVEVFKQRIQTSLDQARTELTPADQVIVADMWQSLAADI
- the mnmC gene encoding bifunctional tRNA (5-methylaminomethyl-2-thiouridine)(34)-methyltransferase MnmD/FAD-dependent 5-carboxymethylaminomethyl-2-thiouridine(34) oxidoreductase MnmC, giving the protein MTGNIRVIKNAQLDWNESGTPVSHQFDDVYFSNANGLEESRYVFIQQNHLPTRWQQASQSRFVIAETGFGTGLNFLAVWKEFETFRQTSPDSPLTQLHFISFEKFPVHIDDLIKAHTAWPELVAYAEQLQQHYPIAVPECHRIILADGLITLDLWFGDIHDSLPKLAQTETGLVDAWFLDGFAPSKNQDMWNDALFQHMARLTKAEGTCATFTAAGFVRRGLIAAGFDMKKVKGFGTKREMIAGTLQASLTEQQSLAKNTFAPWFQRYPIEHLDRQKPIAIIGGGVASATLALALYRRGYNISLYCEDDKPALGASGNRQGALYPLIAEPESPVNRFFAPAFLFARQLVKQASQKLEFDYDLCGVTQLAWSDKAKKKLDKMLLNDYPQELLHNLTLEQTAQIIGLDIDQESIHYPLGGWLCPQQFTQAIIYELSQQPNVEVHFNTQIESLSYNEKEQTWTLKHSQKSFQHQATVVANGHQFARFEQLKAIAATSVKGQVSHIPTTKSLSKLKTVLCYDGYMTPQNPNNGHHCIGASYDRNNIDQEFDPEAQLSNGERLKQCLPNQSWPNDVDTSENLSRQGIRSVTRDHLPFVGNVFQYEPVAEGYANLDPQILRKRPDLMPDIPHYPNLFCIVGLGARGLCSAPLLAEILASQMSGDPLPLPLETLEKIHPARMWVRKMLKGRPITTE
- the aroC gene encoding chorismate synthase, with translation MAGNSIGQHFRVTTFGESHGKALGCIVDGCPPGLQLSEEDLQKDLDRRRPGTSRYTTARREPDEVEILSGVFEGQTTGTSIGLMIKNTDQRSKDYSEIMDKFRPGHADYTYHQKYGVRDYRGGGRSSARETAMRVAAGGIAKKYLKQEFGIEIRAYLSQMGEVTIDKVDWNEIENNPFFCPDADKVDALDALIRDLKKQGDSIGAKLSVVATNVPVGLGEPIFDRLDADIAHALMGINAVKGVEIGDGFAVANQKGSQHRDEMTPQGFKSNHAGGILGGISSGQDIVASIALKPTSSITVPGETINRQGESTSLITKGRHDPCVGIRAVPIVEAMLAIVLMDHLLRHRGQNHGVTTETPIL
- a CDS encoding Crp/Fnr family transcriptional regulator is translated as MLMDYVKYSVLSQCDWFVNADHQNIVSLTQLVHLEHFEKNTEIVRQGDRNSDIGILADGELEIIYQSPQNQIIPISKIKPLGWFGESALSQNSPLVSVKTTQDSSIIFISKEALMHVMSKDTAIMNNVMKCLADRITSISRFALTYIDNDTLSKIGKQILNQVEMFSPYSCSSEVIELRLTKSDIAALIGQTRQSIIPYLNQYSDLKLLTFGYGTVKINNIDKLKVYIDGLAS
- a CDS encoding elongation factor P hydroxylase — protein: MSTTKPSHTPEDIISIFNQTFYSSYNTLLVRGEDEPIYLPADENVDYHRIIFAHGFFASAMHEIAHWCVAGPERRLLEDFGYWYEPDGRTAEVQAEFEKVEIRPQAYEWILSVSAGFPFSVSCDNLNGDFEPDRLSFMTKVQQEVVNILEQNLPVRVAMLSNALQSHYQTPPLKAEQFVVV
- a CDS encoding trimeric intracellular cation channel family protein codes for the protein MLLSIIYIIGITAEAMTGALSAGRKNMDWFGVMLVASATAIGGGSVRDILLGNYPLTWVKHPEYLLITCVAGVLTTWLAKWVVKFKGVFIRLDALGLAAFSIIGCQVGINMGLHYGICVVAAIVTGVFGGLLRDLICRQAPLVLHQELYASVAMVVAGLYLLLQHYGINDNLTIIISLVTGYFIRMASVRFNWRLPVFQLKIEGSVH
- a CDS encoding Ig-like domain-containing protein codes for the protein MSIKSLVFVLLFTFSLGILTGCDNSSNGLPSQADQVSVNEPVNDGEKVDDETDKGRDSDGGVIVDTDEEPDTDDGGSNNGGEQEVILINLSVQPDNSTIPTNEQVNFQATASYSDDSTSIVTDEVVWESDDSNLISILDSGLGTAISAGSTFIRATLTKNGVTKSSEVAVTITGPTLMSITVSPKKFLLPASVKKPLTATAQYSDGTTEDITDKVTWSASETTLNNPNPPAGSDPIFVTVDTNGVVFCDEFDNDDDLDNDTTITATYQGMQDTAQLTVFGSDVGPINVTPTFITLEKGNTQQFTATALLSMQGFISSTNVTQIMEGERYSSWGWSSSDPSVVSIDRLTGLATVLTATDIPVEIIFERLEKQGVAMLQIKSASLESIIIEPLDSNLIQGVTESVQVLASYSDGTTKDISAQQSLILSSSDANIIDITEGNELYANQAGTASLVASFDGVSSDSVEVVVESVPVESISVDPSSLSLAKGTVGQLTASATYSDGSTRDITDEASWMTKESDAVSVNSSGKVMTNAMPTNTNSVTVTATYRGHQATSDITVKDVAPQSITATLDSTELSVGEKGKITITATFSDGSNQDVTELAFVASLFPQLSVTPEGVIDAWLDGDFFLVYGYGFSYGYTRPSDPGFYEGIAYGYDYGYDVVLPTGGPTPFGSTETISIE